One part of the uncultured Bacteroides sp. genome encodes these proteins:
- a CDS encoding efflux RND transporter periplasmic adaptor subunit — protein MKRSGKIQLFTLTTLMLLCSCGKGDKASSSQVKEEKPKVKLAFVKAENVEQIQEFTATVESDIKNNIAPSTPVRIEKIFVEVGDQVRKGQKLVQMDASSLNQVKAQLDNQKIEFARIDELYKVGGASKSEWDAKKMNLDMIQTSYNNLVRNTSLTSPISGVVTARNYDSGDMYSGGLPVLTVEQISPVKIMINISEDYFTKVKKGMTTKIKLDVYGDEEFTGRVSLVYPTVDNTTRTFPVEITVANGGQKVRPGMFARVTMSFGSMEHVVVPDRAIVKQTGSGDRYVYVYNDGKVSYNKVVLGRQMGSEYELISGVPSNSQVVIAGQTRLNNGAAVVVEK, from the coding sequence ATGAAAAGATCTGGTAAAATTCAGTTATTCACTTTAACGACTTTGATGCTGCTTTGCTCTTGTGGAAAAGGAGATAAAGCTTCAAGTTCACAAGTTAAGGAAGAGAAGCCTAAAGTTAAACTGGCTTTTGTAAAAGCAGAGAATGTAGAGCAAATACAAGAATTTACAGCAACAGTCGAGTCTGATATTAAAAATAATATTGCTCCTTCAACTCCTGTACGAATTGAAAAGATTTTTGTTGAAGTTGGCGATCAGGTTCGTAAAGGTCAGAAACTTGTGCAGATGGATGCTTCTAGCTTGAATCAGGTAAAAGCTCAATTGGATAATCAGAAAATTGAATTTGCAAGAATTGACGAACTATACAAAGTTGGCGGGGCTTCAAAATCTGAATGGGATGCTAAGAAAATGAATCTTGATATGATTCAAACTTCCTACAATAACCTTGTGAGAAATACCTCTTTAACTAGTCCTATAAGCGGAGTGGTAACTGCACGCAATTATGATAGTGGCGATATGTATTCGGGCGGTCTGCCAGTGCTTACTGTGGAACAGATTTCTCCTGTAAAGATAATGATTAATATCTCTGAGGATTACTTTACTAAAGTGAAGAAGGGGATGACAACAAAGATTAAGCTTGATGTTTATGGTGATGAAGAATTTACCGGCAGAGTTAGTCTTGTTTATCCTACAGTTGACAATACCACCCGTACATTCCCTGTTGAAATAACAGTTGCTAATGGCGGACAGAAAGTACGTCCGGGAATGTTTGCCCGCGTTACAATGAGCTTTGGTTCTATGGAACACGTTGTGGTACCTGATCGTGCTATAGTTAAGCAAACAGGTTCCGGAGACCGATATGTTTATGTATATAATGACGGAAAAGTTTCATATAATAAAGTAGTGCTTGGTCGCCAGATGGGATCAGAATATGAATTGATTTCTGGTGTTCCAAGTAACTCTCAGGTAGTAATTGCAGGACAGACTCGCTTGAATAATGGTGCCGCTGTTGTAGTTGAAAAATAA
- a CDS encoding O-acetylhomoserine aminocarboxypropyltransferase/cysteine synthase family protein codes for MTKKIKPETICVQAGWEPKKGEPRVLPIYQSTTFRYETSDQMARLFDLEESGYFYTRLQNPTNDSVATKIAALEGGVAAMLTSSGQSANFYAIFNICSAGDHIVSASTIYGGTFNLFGVTLKKLGIEVTFVDPDGCEEEISKAFKPNTKALFGETISNPGLNVLDIEKFARIAHSNGVPLIVDNTFATPINCRPFEWGADIVVHSTTKYMDGHATSVGGAIVDSGNFDWDAHADKFPGLTQPDDSYHGLTYTKSFGKNAYITKATVQLMRDLGSVQSPFNAFLLNIGLETLHLRVPQHCKNAQQVAEYLEQNDKVAWVNYSGLKNSKYYDLAQKYLPNGSCGVIAFGLKGGRDVAIKFMDSLKLAAIVTHVADARTCVLHPASHTHRQLSDEQLIEAGVAPDLIRFSVGIENADDIIADIEQALGQ; via the coding sequence ATGACTAAGAAAATTAAACCGGAAACAATATGCGTTCAAGCTGGATGGGAGCCTAAAAAAGGAGAACCTCGTGTGCTTCCCATATATCAGAGTACTACATTCAGATACGAAACCAGCGATCAGATGGCCCGATTATTCGACCTGGAAGAAAGTGGCTATTTCTACACTCGTTTGCAAAATCCTACCAATGATTCGGTAGCTACTAAAATTGCAGCCCTTGAAGGCGGAGTTGCAGCAATGCTTACTTCATCAGGGCAATCGGCTAATTTTTATGCAATCTTTAATATTTGTTCTGCAGGAGATCATATTGTGAGTGCATCTACTATTTATGGAGGAACATTCAATTTGTTCGGAGTAACATTGAAAAAGCTGGGCATTGAAGTTACTTTTGTTGATCCGGATGGTTGTGAAGAGGAAATTTCGAAAGCATTCAAACCAAATACAAAAGCACTTTTCGGTGAAACAATCTCTAATCCGGGATTAAATGTACTGGATATAGAGAAATTTGCACGAATAGCTCACAGTAATGGAGTGCCTTTGATTGTTGATAACACTTTCGCTACTCCTATTAATTGTCGCCCATTTGAATGGGGAGCCGATATTGTTGTTCATTCTACAACCAAATACATGGACGGACATGCCACTTCTGTAGGCGGCGCCATTGTTGACAGCGGAAATTTCGATTGGGATGCACATGCAGATAAGTTCCCGGGATTAACACAACCAGATGATTCTTACCACGGACTGACTTACACTAAAAGCTTTGGAAAGAATGCCTATATTACTAAAGCTACAGTGCAGTTGATGCGTGATTTAGGTTCTGTTCAGTCTCCATTCAATGCATTCTTACTTAACATCGGACTTGAAACTCTTCACTTAAGAGTTCCGCAACATTGCAAGAATGCTCAACAAGTTGCTGAGTATCTTGAACAAAACGATAAAGTAGCATGGGTTAATTACAGCGGACTTAAAAATAGCAAATATTATGATCTGGCACAAAAGTACTTACCAAACGGTTCTTGTGGGGTAATTGCATTTGGATTGAAAGGCGGACGTGATGTTGCTATTAAATTTATGGATAGCTTAAAACTGGCTGCCATTGTTACTCACGTGGCCGATGCGCGAACATGTGTACTTCACCCGGCAAGTCACACTCACCGTCAGCTTAGTGATGAACAATTAATTGAGGCAGGAGTTGCACCCGACTTAATTCGCTTCTCTGTAGGTATTGAAAATGCCGACGATATTATTGCTGATATTGAACAAGCATTAGGCCAATAA
- a CDS encoding TolC family protein has product MNKRKHFFSKKFVCVIIALLLYSGAQAQEKLTFNLEKALEIAQSENPTIKVANKEIEKKKYAKKEVIAGLFPNINVGGGFTYTIKKQTFAMMGQTFKVGQTNNYNAGVNLSLPLFAPTLMKSIDLSAKDVELAVESARSSNLNLVNEVTKAYYQLLLAQDSYEVLKKGYAQSEANYEVVNNKFKQGVVSEYDKIRAEVQVRNLKPSMISAENAVNLTKLQLKVLMGLDTNQEIEIVGNLSDYENNMYAEALNVDTAMVQNNTQLKQMKLQGEMLDKQLQLNKSAYLPSVSLTSQFSYISMANNFKFGDYQWNPYSTIGFTFTIPIYNGGGRSYKVKQTKLQMEQLTLNTQNLRRNIDLQVKNYMDNIQKSIEQVGSNKESVKQAEKGCVIAKKRYEVGKGTVLELNDSELALTQSKLAYNQAIFDYLSSKADLEMVLGKDRIANTTQKMKN; this is encoded by the coding sequence ATGAATAAAAGAAAACATTTTTTTTCTAAAAAGTTTGTATGCGTAATTATTGCTTTGCTATTGTACAGTGGTGCACAGGCACAGGAAAAGTTAACTTTTAACCTGGAAAAAGCCTTGGAAATTGCACAAAGCGAAAATCCCACAATAAAGGTCGCAAATAAGGAGATAGAAAAAAAGAAGTATGCAAAGAAAGAAGTAATAGCTGGGTTGTTCCCTAATATAAATGTAGGCGGCGGATTTACATATACAATTAAGAAGCAGACATTTGCTATGATGGGGCAGACCTTTAAGGTTGGACAAACCAATAACTACAATGCAGGAGTAAATCTTTCATTGCCTCTTTTTGCACCAACATTGATGAAATCAATTGACCTGTCGGCCAAAGATGTAGAGTTGGCTGTTGAAAGCGCTCGCTCTTCCAATCTTAATCTTGTTAATGAAGTAACAAAAGCATACTATCAGTTATTGCTGGCTCAGGATTCTTATGAGGTACTTAAAAAAGGTTATGCACAATCGGAAGCTAATTATGAGGTTGTGAATAATAAATTTAAGCAGGGTGTTGTTTCCGAATATGATAAAATACGTGCAGAGGTTCAGGTAAGAAATCTAAAACCAAGTATGATTTCGGCAGAGAATGCTGTTAATTTGACAAAACTTCAATTGAAGGTATTAATGGGACTGGATACCAATCAGGAGATAGAGATTGTCGGAAATCTTTCGGATTATGAAAATAATATGTATGCCGAAGCATTGAATGTAGATACTGCAATGGTTCAAAATAACACGCAATTAAAACAAATGAAATTGCAGGGAGAGATGCTTGATAAACAATTGCAGCTTAATAAAAGTGCTTATCTTCCTTCTGTATCATTGACGTCTCAGTTTTCTTATATCTCTATGGCAAATAACTTTAAATTCGGAGACTACCAGTGGAATCCTTATAGCACTATTGGTTTTACTTTCACTATTCCTATTTATAATGGTGGTGGCCGCTCTTATAAAGTGAAACAAACAAAGCTTCAAATGGAACAATTAACCTTGAATACACAGAATTTACGCAGAAACATTGATCTTCAGGTAAAAAATTACATGGATAATATACAGAAATCCATAGAGCAAGTGGGATCTAATAAAGAAAGTGTAAAGCAGGCTGAGAAGGGTTGCGTAATTGCTAAGAAAAGATATGAAGTTGGTAAAGGCACTGTTCTTGAACTGAATGACTCTGAACTGGCTCTTACTCAATCTAAATTGGCATATAATCAGGCTATTTTCGATTACTTATCGTCAAAAGCCGATCTTGAAATGGTTTTGGGCAAAGATAGAATTGCCAATACAACTCAAAAAATGAAGAACTAA
- a CDS encoding cyclodeaminase/cyclohydrolase family protein, with amino-acid sequence MLSDLTIKEYLEKTAGKNAVPAGGSASALSAALAASLTEKIANLIASKQENEDAKAEMEEISGRMNALREEFTQCIDRDVEAYQELANAYKMPEETEDDKKDRDEQIQKSILIAAMRPFDVAEMAVLMMDFIFEVAKQADKMAITDVCAAMSLARSAVFGSLFITKENILPLKSKGIVIELTKKTDDFQKLALQKEQELLDWIRK; translated from the coding sequence ATGTTATCAGACTTAACAATAAAAGAATATTTGGAGAAGACAGCGGGGAAGAATGCTGTTCCTGCCGGAGGTAGCGCATCAGCACTAAGTGCTGCTTTGGCTGCGTCGCTAACAGAAAAAATAGCTAATCTTATTGCCTCTAAGCAAGAAAATGAAGATGCTAAAGCCGAAATGGAAGAGATATCGGGACGAATGAATGCCCTGCGTGAGGAATTTACTCAGTGTATTGATCGTGATGTGGAAGCTTACCAGGAACTTGCGAATGCATATAAAATGCCCGAAGAGACTGAAGATGATAAAAAAGATCGTGATGAACAGATTCAGAAATCGATTTTAATTGCTGCCATGAGACCTTTTGACGTGGCCGAGATGGCTGTACTGATGATGGATTTTATTTTTGAGGTAGCTAAGCAAGCCGATAAAATGGCTATTACCGACGTTTGTGCTGCAATGTCTCTTGCCCGAAGTGCGGTTTTTGGTTCTTTATTTATAACAAAGGAAAATATACTTCCGTTAAAAAGTAAAGGAATTGTGATTGAACTGACAAAAAAAACGGATGATTTTCAAAAACTTGCATTGCAAAAAGAGCAGGAACTGCTCGATTGGATAAGGAAATAG
- a CDS encoding PG0541 family transporter-associated protein: protein MKSVLITFDQAFYDRVIAILDRNSCRGFSYVEDVRGRGSKTGDPHYGSHAWPSMCSAIITVVEDDRVDRLLEMLHRLDKSTEQLGLRAFVWNIEKSI, encoded by the coding sequence ATGAAATCAGTATTGATAACTTTTGACCAAGCCTTTTACGATCGCGTGATAGCTATTCTTGATAGAAATAGCTGCCGTGGATTTTCTTATGTTGAAGATGTAAGAGGGAGGGGTAGTAAAACGGGGGATCCTCATTACGGAAGTCATGCGTGGCCATCCATGTGCTCTGCTATTATTACAGTAGTAGAAGATGATAGAGTTGACCGGCTTCTGGAAATGCTTCATCGCCTGGATAAATCTACCGAACAACTTGGACTTCGTGCTTTTGTCTGGAATATAGAGAAGAGTATCTAA
- a CDS encoding efflux RND transporter permease subunit — MSIYKGAVNRPVMTSLCFVAVLVLGLFSLKKLPIDLYPNIETNTIMVMTSYQGASASDIENNVSRPLENVLNTVSNLKHITSKSRENISVITLEFDYGKNIDELTNDVRDKLDLVKSSLPDGAENPTIFKFSTDMIPIIVLSAKAKESMPALYKILDEGVANPLARIGGVGTVSVSGAPKRQIQVYIDPVRLEAYHLSVETISAIIAAENKNVPGGNFDIGSNTYSLRVEGEFDDASQMANIVVGSFNGKNIYLKDVARIKDSVEERTQETYNDGVQGAMIVIQKQTGANSVEIADKVRAALPSLQAKLPSDVKLDVIVDTSDNIKNTIASLADVIRDALIFVGLVVFIFLGRWRSCVIILITIPLSLVASFIYLAVTDSSLNIISLSSLSIAIGLVVDDAIVVLENVTTHIERGSHPKQAAVHGTNEMALSVVASTLTLFAVFFPLTLVSGMTGVLFRELGWMVCIIMGISLICALTLTPMMSSQLLQLNPKHNKVFEKFYSPVKRGLDQLDVSYAQLVNWAVRHRTVVVAAGFIFFIASMFLFKFIGTEFMPTQDNGRIGVTLEMPIGTRTELSRDIALKIEKQWKSKYPEIQVINFTVGQASSDNAWASMSDNGTHIMSFNIRLSDPADRKRGIEEICNEMRKDLDNYPELKKFMVNVGGSRSSMMGSGQATLDLEVYGYDFTQTDKIAKDLRERMSKVPGCVDVIISRGDYQPEYQIKFDREKLALNGLNLSTAATYARNRINGATASKYREEGDEYDIKVMYAPEYRQSIESIENIMVYNSQGKGIRIKDLGTVVEESAPPTIERKDRERVNTVQAVISGASMDKVVAAARQQISQLNVPSGVTVQVSGTYEDQQESFSDLLTLGGLIIILVFIVMAAEFESLTYPFIIMFALPFALSGVLIALWMSGSTLNLMSAIGMIMLIGIVVKNGIVLVDYINLNRERGLGIINSVVKGGKSRLRPVLMTSLTAILGMIPMAIGGGQGSEMWKPMGIAIIGGLTISTVLTLVIVPVLYCIFAGTGVKRRRRKMREFEAALNAVENNNE, encoded by the coding sequence ATGAGTATATATAAAGGAGCCGTAAATCGTCCTGTAATGACCTCGCTCTGCTTTGTAGCAGTGCTGGTGCTTGGGCTTTTTTCTTTGAAGAAATTGCCCATTGACTTGTACCCGAATATTGAAACCAATACCATAATGGTAATGACATCATATCAGGGTGCAAGTGCTTCGGATATTGAAAACAATGTTTCCCGTCCTCTCGAAAATGTTTTAAATACGGTAAGTAATCTAAAACATATAACTTCTAAGTCAAGAGAAAATATCTCTGTAATTACCTTGGAGTTTGATTATGGGAAAAATATCGATGAACTGACAAACGACGTTCGTGATAAACTAGATTTAGTTAAGTCTTCTTTGCCGGATGGTGCCGAAAATCCTACTATCTTTAAGTTTAGTACAGATATGATTCCTATTATCGTGCTTTCTGCTAAAGCAAAAGAGAGTATGCCGGCCTTGTATAAGATTCTGGATGAAGGTGTTGCCAATCCGCTTGCCAGAATTGGCGGTGTAGGAACTGTTTCTGTTTCCGGTGCACCGAAACGACAGATTCAGGTATATATAGATCCTGTTCGTTTGGAAGCATATCATCTGAGTGTGGAAACTATTTCGGCAATCATTGCTGCTGAGAATAAGAATGTTCCGGGTGGTAATTTCGATATTGGTAGTAATACTTATTCTTTGAGAGTTGAAGGAGAATTTGATGACGCTTCACAAATGGCAAACATTGTTGTAGGTAGCTTTAATGGTAAGAATATTTATCTGAAAGATGTTGCACGAATTAAAGATTCTGTTGAAGAGCGTACTCAGGAAACTTATAATGATGGGGTACAAGGAGCAATGATTGTTATTCAGAAGCAAACGGGTGCAAACTCTGTGGAAATTGCGGATAAGGTACGTGCTGCTTTACCTTCTTTGCAAGCAAAACTTCCATCTGATGTGAAGCTTGATGTTATTGTAGATACATCCGACAATATTAAAAATACAATTGCATCGTTGGCCGATGTAATACGTGATGCATTAATCTTTGTGGGATTAGTTGTGTTTATTTTCCTTGGAAGGTGGAGATCTTGCGTGATTATTCTTATAACTATACCGCTCTCTTTGGTAGCTTCGTTTATCTATTTGGCGGTTACGGATAGTTCTCTGAATATTATTTCTTTGTCTTCTCTGTCTATTGCAATTGGATTGGTGGTGGATGATGCCATTGTGGTATTGGAAAATGTAACCACGCATATTGAAAGAGGTAGTCATCCAAAACAGGCTGCCGTTCATGGTACAAATGAAATGGCATTATCTGTTGTTGCCTCTACACTGACTTTATTTGCGGTGTTCTTCCCGCTGACTTTGGTTTCGGGTATGACGGGTGTCTTGTTCCGTGAGTTAGGTTGGATGGTTTGTATTATTATGGGCATCTCTCTGATCTGTGCATTGACACTGACTCCAATGATGAGTTCTCAGTTGCTTCAGCTAAATCCAAAACATAATAAAGTTTTCGAGAAGTTCTATTCTCCTGTTAAAAGAGGATTAGATCAGCTGGATGTATCTTATGCACAACTGGTAAACTGGGCGGTTCGCCATCGAACAGTTGTTGTTGCGGCAGGTTTTATTTTCTTTATTGCGTCTATGTTCTTATTTAAGTTCATAGGTACAGAGTTTATGCCTACCCAGGATAACGGGCGAATTGGTGTAACTCTTGAAATGCCTATTGGAACCCGAACTGAGTTATCGCGTGATATAGCCCTGAAAATAGAAAAACAATGGAAGAGCAAATATCCTGAGATTCAGGTTATCAACTTTACTGTTGGTCAGGCTTCTTCGGATAATGCCTGGGCTTCTATGAGTGATAATGGAACTCATATTATGTCTTTCAATATCCGTTTGTCAGATCCGGCTGATCGTAAACGTGGAATTGAGGAAATCTGTAATGAGATGCGTAAAGACCTTGATAACTATCCTGAATTGAAGAAGTTCATGGTAAACGTTGGAGGTAGCAGATCGAGCATGATGGGTAGTGGACAAGCTACACTCGATCTTGAAGTTTACGGATACGATTTTACACAGACCGATAAGATTGCCAAAGATTTAAGAGAACGTATGAGTAAGGTGCCTGGATGTGTGGATGTTATAATCAGCCGTGGAGATTATCAACCTGAATACCAGATTAAGTTCGATCGTGAGAAACTTGCATTGAATGGATTGAATCTTTCTACTGCAGCAACTTATGCAAGAAATAGAATCAATGGTGCAACAGCATCTAAATATCGCGAAGAGGGTGATGAATATGATATAAAGGTAATGTATGCTCCCGAATATCGACAGTCTATTGAATCTATTGAAAATATAATGGTATATAATAGCCAGGGTAAGGGAATACGTATTAAAGATCTTGGAACTGTTGTTGAAGAAAGTGCACCTCCTACAATTGAGCGAAAAGACCGTGAACGCGTAAATACGGTTCAGGCCGTAATCTCCGGAGCTTCAATGGATAAGGTTGTAGCTGCCGCTCGTCAGCAAATATCTCAACTGAATGTTCCTTCCGGTGTAACAGTACAGGTTTCGGGTACTTACGAAGATCAGCAGGAATCATTCTCTGACTTGCTTACACTTGGTGGACTTATTATTATTCTGGTATTTATTGTGATGGCAGCAGAGTTTGAGTCTCTTACCTATCCGTTTATTATCATGTTTGCATTGCCGTTTGCTTTGTCGGGAGTACTCATCGCTTTGTGGATGTCTGGCAGTACGCTGAATTTGATGTCGGCAATTGGTATGATTATGTTGATTGGTATTGTGGTTAAGAATGGTATTGTTCTTGTGGATTATATAAACCTGAACCGTGAACGAGGCTTGGGTATTATTAATTCCGTAGTAAAAGGAGGAAAGTCTCGTTTACGTCCGGTATTAATGACTTCATTAACAGCGATACTTGGTATGATTCCAATGGCTATTGGCGGCGGACAAGGATCGGAAATGTGGAAACCTATGGGTATTGCAATCATTGGCGGACTAACAATTTCTACTGTATTAACCTTAGTCATTGTGCCGGTTCTGTATTGTATCTTTGCCGGAACAGGTGTGAAACGCCGACGTAGAAAGATGCGCGAGTTTGAGGCTGCATTGAATGCTGTAGAAAATAATAATGAATAA
- a CDS encoding TetR/AcrR family transcriptional regulator produces MSGTENRQNEIKPELRKRIIVAALKSFTMNGIKSVTMDHIASDLGISKRTLYEMFEDKETLLLACVQLQIEEKEKFEIKVLSETDNALQVILILYKTYIEIFYKINKRFFEDLSKYPKVKELLSNKLDKNKTKAIDFFKKGAEQGLFRDDIDFEIVYFLLHKQVEFLINSDMLKSYSLVEVYELIMFTFLRGISTNRGQKILEEFISEYRKQNINQSGQI; encoded by the coding sequence ATGTCCGGAACTGAAAATAGACAGAATGAAATAAAACCTGAACTCAGAAAACGAATAATTGTTGCAGCACTGAAATCTTTTACAATGAATGGGATAAAAAGTGTAACAATGGATCATATTGCTTCTGATCTCGGAATTTCAAAACGTACCTTGTACGAGATGTTTGAAGACAAAGAAACATTGCTATTGGCATGTGTGCAGTTACAAATTGAAGAGAAAGAAAAATTTGAAATCAAAGTCTTGTCAGAAACAGACAATGCTCTTCAGGTTATTCTTATATTATATAAAACATACATTGAAATATTTTACAAAATAAACAAAAGATTTTTTGAAGATCTAAGTAAATATCCGAAAGTAAAAGAACTTCTTAGTAATAAACTCGACAAGAACAAAACCAAAGCGATTGATTTTTTTAAAAAAGGTGCAGAACAAGGACTTTTTAGAGATGATATTGATTTTGAAATAGTTTATTTCCTTTTACATAAGCAAGTAGAATTTCTTATAAATAGTGATATGCTTAAATCGTATTCGTTAGTTGAAGTTTACGAGTTAATCATGTTTACGTTCTTGCGTGGAATATCAACAAATAGGGGACAAAAAATATTAGAAGAATTTATTAGTGAATATAGAAAACAAAATATAAATCAGTCTGGACAGATTTAA